The window CTCACAATAATGAAAAATTTATAAAAAATAGGTCTTTTTCCCTGGGGTAGAGGACAAAAGACTCTAGCACGTTAACAAAGTAATAACTAGAATGTGAGAGTCTTTCAAAAATCTTACATTTGGAGGTATCAGCTTGAAAAAGAAATTACTGTCGATTCTTATGTTTGCTGCTCTACTGACCGGAGCAGTGTTTTTTATAGAGCCAGCTGAAAGCCATGCTGCAACTGCGACGATTAAACTAGGGGAAACAAAAGCCGCTGTAACAACAAAACTTGGAAAAGAAAAAAGGGTTTCAGCAAATGAATATAAATTGAATTGGTACACCTACCATAATTCATACAAAGACTACTACATGGTTAGTTACTTGAACGATAAGGTAACAGGAATTTACACAATGGACACAGATTATGCGATCTTCGGCATCCGTGTAGGATCGACCCTTACCCAAGTGAAAAAAGCACTCGGTACGCCAATTAAAGGCATACTTAAAGGAAGCACAAACTATCTAGTCACTAATGACTCCAAAATGCAGACCTTCTATAAAAACGGTGCATACATCACCATATTCTTTGACTCCTATAACGATGGAAAAGTTACAGGCATTCAAGTGTTATCAAGTACGATGGAAAAGAGGAAGGCGGCCAGATATGGCGTTTCGTCTACTTCATTGCGCTCCGGTTTTGAGCTGCAGCTATTCGACCTTGTAAATGCCGACCGTGTAAAAAGCGGCCTTAAAGTTCTTTTCTGGAGTGAAAAGGCAAGAAACTCGTCAAGGCTGCATAGCCAGGATATGGTTACTAACAAGTTCTTTAGCCACACCAATCTTAAAGGAAAAACCCCTTTTGATAGAATGAAGGCGGCAGGCATCAGCTATTGGGCTGCGGGCGAGAACATTGCCTATGGGCAATCCAGCAGTATTTTTGCTCATGAATCATTAATGAATTCGATTGGGCACCGAAATAATATCTTGAATAAGAACTACACGCATCTTGGAACTGGTGTTGCGTTTAAGTCGGGGAGTTACACCCCGTATTATACTCAAAATTTTTATAAGGTGAGATAAATAGGTTAGCGGGCCTTCGCGATGAAAGCCTGCTATTTTACTGCAAATTTTGTAGAAAAATGTAGAAATTTGAAGATTAATATTAGTAGGATAATTTCATTATTTTACCAAAAGTTTATTTTAAAATAAAAATACAACATTTATAATAATGTAGAATGTAAATTTATTGTAAATAAACTACGACTTTTGATGGATTCCACGTTCTTTAAAATAATCATAAGTGCTTATAGCATTTTGTGGAGGATGCAAAATGAAAACTGTAACAACTGAGAAAAGGAATACCAGAGATTATATAGACCTTCTTATGAAAGAGAAGGATAGACAAGATGACAAGAATTGGTACAGTGTTGAGCATAATGTACTAGACTTAAGATTTAATGGCCCTACCCTAACCCTTGAGGGCTATTGTTATATTAATGATATCCCTATATTAAAATGTTTCGACGTAAAAAAGAGGCTTGTTTTATTTGATAGTAAACAAAAAAAGTATTGGAAGTTCATTTTGGAAGATATCACAGTTGATAATTTTTTATCTTTAGAAGAGGCAATCGACCCCCAGTACAGGTGGGCAGGATATAAGGGCACGATTGATCTTTCGAATGTTGAGAATAATATGCCTTTGAAGGAAGGCAATTATGTAGCCCTGCTGGAAATTGTCATTTTTCAAAAGAACGATAAATTAGTTAAAAGAGTGCCCCTTGGTGATATCCGCAGGTACTTAAAAGATGGCTTCTATACTTCGAAAATGGAACACTACTCTGCCAATTCGCAGCTGCTCTATAATGTAATGGCAAGATATGATTTGAATACGAAAAGTTTGCAAATCGAATCACATAAAGTTAAATCGATTAATCCTAGTGAGCTTTATGGAGATATTAAAAATAAAACCGAAAAGCCGAATGCCTTTTATAGGCTTATGCGAACAAAAGGATTCATGTTTTTTTATTACCTCTTCCACTTATTTCCCGTGAATAAGAGGAAAGTTTTATTTGCTTCAGACAGCAGGGACGAAGTAGGAGGCAACCTTAAGTTTGTTTACGATGAAATGAAAAAACAAAACCTAGACTATGAATATAGATTCATGTTCAAAGAAAATAGCTTTGTAAAGAAGTCGATTTTAGAGATTATTAGGCTTGCATATGACGCTGCTACATCAAAAGCAACTTTATTAGAAGAAAACTATCCGATGTTTTCTCAGTTGAGAATTAGGAAAAATACGGATCTGATTCAGCTTTGGCACGGCGCCGGTGCATTTAAAAAATTCGGATACAGCCGAATGGGACAGCCAGGCGGTCCCAAAATCACGTCCAAGGATCACAGGAATTATACGAAAGCGATAGTTAGTTCGAAAAATATCACTCCTCAATATGCAGAAGGATTTGATATAGATGAAGAAAAAATTATCCCTTTGGGAATACCGAGAACGGATATTTTTTTTGACGAGGAATACAAGGAATCAAAAAGGAAAGAGCTTTATGAAGCCTACCCATTTCTAAAGGGCAAGAAGGTTATTTTGTTCGCTCCTACGTTCAGGGGCAAGGGAAGAAAAGAGGCCCATTATCCTTTTGAAAATCTTGATTTTGAAAAACTTTATAAAAACCTTAAGGATGAATATGTTTTTCTTTTCAAGCTTCATTTCATTGTCCTTAATAAGGTAACGATTCCTTACAAATATGCTGACTTCTTCTATGATTTTACGAGCTACAGGGAAGTTAATGATTTGTTGCTGATTACGGATTTACTTATTACCGACTATTCATCCATCTGTTTTGAATTTTCACTGCTCGACAAACCCATTCTTTTCTATGCGTATGATGTTGAGAACTATATCAGCAAGCGTGGTTTTTATTTTGAATATCAAAGCTTCATCCCGGGCAGCCTTGTAAAAAATACTGACCAGATGGTTGCGAAAATTATTAAGAATGATTTTCAAAAAGAGAAAATTAAGCCATTCCGTGATTATTTCTTTGATTACCAGGATGGCAAGGCTAGTGAAAGAGTCGTGAATCATTTAATTAAAGGAATGGAATAGAATTGTCCAAATAAACACTTGCAGATTTATGTAAGTGTTTATTTTTGCAAAGAAATTGAGGTGTAGAGAATTGTTTTCCGTTTTGAATTATAGATTTGAAGAAAATAGGATTTCATTGAGCTTTAAAAGTGAAATAGAGTTTGAAAACTTGAAACTTGAATTAAGGTTCAAGGATATGGAAAGGTTCATCGGAGCCCAAGCATATGAATACTATTATTCGCTTGAGTTGAAAAGCGAAGGGCTTGTCCATATTGCAGACATACCTTTACTAGAAATAGTGAGGAAAAGGGGAGAGACTTTTGTAGGAGACCAGTTGGTGTGGCTGTATGTTCTTGCAGAGGAGAAGTCTGTGCCGCTTAAGGCAGATAAGGATTATGTCTCTAGTGGCAGTCAAATAGTTACACTTTCTCAGAATCTTTCTTTTACAACATTAATCAATAAAAAAAATGAGTTTCAGTTTAAGATTTTAATGGGAAAGTTTGCAAATACAATAGGTTTTTCTACACAAAATAATGAAACAACGTTTGAAATCCAGTCAAGCCTTTCTGAAATCAATGTGCATCTCAGGAAAAGAGTATTTAAAGATGCGGGGATTCATTCACTTAATATACCACTTTCCCATAAAGAAAATGGTTTCGTTCTGAGGAAGGACATATTGGGTATTTTAATGCTGGAAGACGAAATCACTATTTTTGATTTTATTGTTGAAGGTGAGTCAGACGGAATTAGGTTTTCTAACTTTGGGAAAGTAGATATTCCTGATAAACTGCCAATTCCGATTGATTTTGGTAATAAAAATTACACCGGTGAATTGTATAAAACAAATAAAGGGAACATGGCATTAAAAATAAGTCGGAAATACCCGGCAAATAAAATAGACCATATAGTAGAAGCTCAACCAGGCATTTATGAAATCATCCTTTCTATACAAATGGAAGGACAGGCTATTGTGTGCAGATATAATAAGTTGAATTTCCTTTCGCCAATGGACAATTATATACAGTTTAAATCCATTCCAACCTTGCAGGATGGGAGGGAGAAAACGTATTTCGAGCTCAATATGGATGAACTTTTCGGTGAAATTGAAGCGAACTATGAACAGCGTTACCGGATTATTTTACAGTCTAAAGATGGCATTCAGTATAAGCTTGGATTAAAAGAACCATTATATACCTGCTTTCCTACTTCTAAAAATAATATTTATCTGGAAGGAGAAAAGGTATTCAATATTTTTGTTCGTGCGAAACAGGAAAATGGCGTAAAGATCGGAGTGCTTGGCTCCTGTTTTTCACGAAGCCAGTTTAACAGCCAGGACAAATTCTATAAAAATAACGATTACAAACTTGCATTCAATGTCTGTTTCAGCCAATTTTGGCCTTCAATTATCAGCCTGGTAAGTAAACCCATAAAGTATGACGAATCTGAATTTGCTAACATAGCCCCTAAAAAAATGGGCGAAATCAAGCGCGAGATGGATAAGACGATATTTAGTGACATAAAAGATGCAAATGTGGATTATTTAATCATCGACTTTTATGTCGATGTTATTCATGGAGTTAGGAAATTTGAGGATGGAACCTACCTTGGTGTCAATCCATACATTAGGTCTACAGAATATTATAAAAACAAGGTACTTAAAACTTCCAGGCAAATGGATTATCGTGATCCTGATTACTTTTGTGTATGGAAAAGGGCGTGTGATGAATTTTTGGAGAGGGTTCAAGAGTTCTTGCCGGAAAAGCGATTAGTATTAAATACTGGCGGACTAATTGACAGGTACTATGATAAGGATCGAAATGTAAAGAATTTTATCGAAGAGAAGATTATTTCAAGAAAAAGCTTTATCAATTACAACAGCCTTTGGGAAAAAATGAACCAATACTTTTTAACAAAGGCTCCAAATGCAAAGCTGTTGGATATGCAAAGATATGGCTATATAGGTGACATTAAACACCCAAGTCCATTCGGACCCCATCATTATGAGTCCGCCTATTATCGAGGTATGACCGGAGAATTGGCTAGAATTATTGTGTTTGACCAAAATAGGTAGAATAAAGAATAAGTACCTTAAACAAGAGGCTGTCCCAACATATTTTTGGGACAGCCTCTATAATTTTGCTCTATACCATTAGTAAAATCGCTTAAAACTCTCAAAATGTTTTTTGTAATAAGAATTGTCCAGACTTGTAATCGTTACGCCGTTATTGCCTGCATGAATGAACTGATTATCCCCAATATATATGCCCATATGAGAGATGCCCTTTTTATATGTATTCTCAAAGAATACTAGATCACCGGCTTCAGGCTTGTCCACATAATAGGAGCGGTCGTAATAGCCTTGTGATGAATGCCTGAGCATGTCTTTGCCAGATTTATTGAACACATAGTAAATAAAGCCGCTGCAATCAAAGCCTTCCGGGGTTGTTCCTCCCCAGACGTATGGAGTGCCGATCAATTCCTTGGCTGTTTCAATGATCAATTGAGATTCACCAGTGGCAGGTTCGGATTGTGCAGGCTTTACAGGCTGTACAGCCTTTTTCGTTGGGACTTTTAATACCTGGCCGACCCGGATCAAATCGGAAGTTAATTTATTCAGTGTTTTGATTTCTGCAACTGTCGTACCATATTTAATGCTGATGGCACCAAGCGTATCACCGCTTTTTACCGTGTAAAATATAGTTTCGGAAGCTGGTACTTGCGGTTCAGGCTTGGCTGGTGCTGCTGGGGTCGGTTTAGGCTTTGCAGGTGTTGGTTCCGGAGCAACAGCTGGCTTTTCCGTCACTGGAGCTGATACAATCAGCTTTTGCCCGATATAAATGATGTCGGATTTAAGGCTGTTCCATTTCTTCAGGTTTGCTACAGTCGTCTTCTTGTTGCTGGCAATTTTGCTTAGCGAGTCTCCTTTAACGACCGTATATGTTGCGGGAGTCTTGATTGCTGCTGGTGCTGGTTTCTTAACCGCAGGGGCTACTGCCGATTTTTTTGAAGCAACCGGGATAACCAGCTTTTGATTAATAAAGATAAGATCGGATTTTAAGCCATTTTCCGTCTTAATCTGACTTACATTTAATTTGTATGTAAGGGCAATTTTTGATAGGGTATCTCCCTTTTTTACAGTGTACTTAATGCTTGAGGCAGAGGCTTCGGCGGAATAGGCAGCGGATAGGATGGCAACAGTGGCAAATGCAACGACAGCTTTCCCTTTCAT is drawn from Bacillus sp. FJAT-18017 and contains these coding sequences:
- a CDS encoding CAP-associated domain-containing protein; the protein is MKKKLLSILMFAALLTGAVFFIEPAESHAATATIKLGETKAAVTTKLGKEKRVSANEYKLNWYTYHNSYKDYYMVSYLNDKVTGIYTMDTDYAIFGIRVGSTLTQVKKALGTPIKGILKGSTNYLVTNDSKMQTFYKNGAYITIFFDSYNDGKVTGIQVLSSTMEKRKAARYGVSSTSLRSGFELQLFDLVNADRVKSGLKVLFWSEKARNSSRLHSQDMVTNKFFSHTNLKGKTPFDRMKAAGISYWAAGENIAYGQSSSIFAHESLMNSIGHRNNILNKNYTHLGTGVAFKSGSYTPYYTQNFYKVR
- a CDS encoding CDP-glycerol glycerophosphotransferase family protein; translation: MKTVTTEKRNTRDYIDLLMKEKDRQDDKNWYSVEHNVLDLRFNGPTLTLEGYCYINDIPILKCFDVKKRLVLFDSKQKKYWKFILEDITVDNFLSLEEAIDPQYRWAGYKGTIDLSNVENNMPLKEGNYVALLEIVIFQKNDKLVKRVPLGDIRRYLKDGFYTSKMEHYSANSQLLYNVMARYDLNTKSLQIESHKVKSINPSELYGDIKNKTEKPNAFYRLMRTKGFMFFYYLFHLFPVNKRKVLFASDSRDEVGGNLKFVYDEMKKQNLDYEYRFMFKENSFVKKSILEIIRLAYDAATSKATLLEENYPMFSQLRIRKNTDLIQLWHGAGAFKKFGYSRMGQPGGPKITSKDHRNYTKAIVSSKNITPQYAEGFDIDEEKIIPLGIPRTDIFFDEEYKESKRKELYEAYPFLKGKKVILFAPTFRGKGRKEAHYPFENLDFEKLYKNLKDEYVFLFKLHFIVLNKVTIPYKYADFFYDFTSYREVNDLLLITDLLITDYSSICFEFSLLDKPILFYAYDVENYISKRGFYFEYQSFIPGSLVKNTDQMVAKIIKNDFQKEKIKPFRDYFFDYQDGKASERVVNHLIKGME
- a CDS encoding DUF6270 domain-containing protein, whose translation is MKLELRFKDMERFIGAQAYEYYYSLELKSEGLVHIADIPLLEIVRKRGETFVGDQLVWLYVLAEEKSVPLKADKDYVSSGSQIVTLSQNLSFTTLINKKNEFQFKILMGKFANTIGFSTQNNETTFEIQSSLSEINVHLRKRVFKDAGIHSLNIPLSHKENGFVLRKDILGILMLEDEITIFDFIVEGESDGIRFSNFGKVDIPDKLPIPIDFGNKNYTGELYKTNKGNMALKISRKYPANKIDHIVEAQPGIYEIILSIQMEGQAIVCRYNKLNFLSPMDNYIQFKSIPTLQDGREKTYFELNMDELFGEIEANYEQRYRIILQSKDGIQYKLGLKEPLYTCFPTSKNNIYLEGEKVFNIFVRAKQENGVKIGVLGSCFSRSQFNSQDKFYKNNDYKLAFNVCFSQFWPSIISLVSKPIKYDESEFANIAPKKMGEIKREMDKTIFSDIKDANVDYLIIDFYVDVIHGVRKFEDGTYLGVNPYIRSTEYYKNKVLKTSRQMDYRDPDYFCVWKRACDEFLERVQEFLPEKRLVLNTGGLIDRYYDKDRNVKNFIEEKIISRKSFINYNSLWEKMNQYFLTKAPNAKLLDMQRYGYIGDIKHPSPFGPHHYESAYYRGMTGELARIIVFDQNR
- a CDS encoding C40 family peptidase; protein product: MKGKAVVAFATVAILSAAYSAEASASSIKYTVKKGDTLSKIALTYKLNVSQIKTENGLKSDLIFINQKLVIPVASKKSAVAPAVKKPAPAAIKTPATYTVVKGDSLSKIASNKKTTVANLKKWNSLKSDIIYIGQKLIVSAPVTEKPAVAPEPTPAKPKPTPAAPAKPEPQVPASETIFYTVKSGDTLGAISIKYGTTVAEIKTLNKLTSDLIRVGQVLKVPTKKAVQPVKPAQSEPATGESQLIIETAKELIGTPYVWGGTTPEGFDCSGFIYYVFNKSGKDMLRHSSQGYYDRSYYVDKPEAGDLVFFENTYKKGISHMGIYIGDNQFIHAGNNGVTITSLDNSYYKKHFESFKRFY